One Caulobacter segnis genomic window carries:
- the argE gene encoding acetylornithine deacetylase: MVSSSEVLSDRAIDLLAKLVAFDTTSRRSNLELIQWVEGYLAHLDIPSRRVPNADGTKSNLMATIGPAVEGGVVLSGHTDVVPVDGQPWSSDPWVLTERDGRLYGRGTCDMKGFLALALAAAPDLAQATLSKPVHLAFSYDEEVGCLGAPDMIEVIATDLPRPALVVVGEPTDMVAVRGHKGIATFTVTVTGREAHSSLTHLGVSANTMAIKLMAMLVALSEKLERDADPASPFTPKGATLTVGMVHGGTAGNILARECKFLFDLRTPAGQDPMALLADFFAAADAMDAEIKAKAPEGGVKVERRSLTPAFAPEEDGVAETFARRLAGDNGPARVVPYAAEAGQFQGAGFSTVICGPGSIDQAHQPDEYVEISQMQRGAAFMRRLIEDLSVS, from the coding sequence ATGGTTTCCTCTTCCGAAGTCTTGTCCGATCGCGCGATCGATCTGCTGGCCAAGCTGGTGGCGTTCGACACCACCTCGCGTCGCTCGAACCTGGAGCTGATCCAGTGGGTCGAGGGCTACCTGGCCCATCTCGACATCCCCTCGCGCCGCGTGCCCAACGCCGACGGCACCAAGTCGAACCTGATGGCGACCATCGGCCCGGCGGTCGAGGGTGGGGTGGTGCTTTCGGGCCATACCGACGTCGTGCCGGTCGACGGCCAGCCCTGGTCCAGCGACCCCTGGGTGCTGACCGAGCGGGACGGGCGGCTCTATGGCCGGGGAACCTGCGACATGAAGGGCTTCCTGGCCCTGGCCCTGGCCGCCGCCCCGGACCTGGCCCAGGCCACGCTCAGCAAGCCCGTGCACCTGGCCTTCTCCTATGACGAGGAGGTCGGCTGCCTGGGGGCGCCGGACATGATCGAGGTGATCGCCACCGACCTGCCGCGTCCGGCCCTGGTGGTGGTCGGCGAGCCCACCGACATGGTCGCCGTGCGCGGCCACAAGGGCATCGCCACCTTCACGGTCACCGTCACCGGCCGCGAAGCCCATTCCAGCCTCACGCACCTGGGCGTTTCGGCCAACACGATGGCGATCAAGCTGATGGCGATGTTGGTCGCGCTGTCGGAAAAGCTCGAGCGCGACGCCGATCCAGCCTCGCCGTTCACGCCCAAGGGCGCAACCCTGACCGTCGGCATGGTCCATGGCGGCACGGCCGGCAACATCCTGGCCCGCGAGTGCAAGTTCCTGTTCGACCTGCGCACCCCAGCCGGCCAGGACCCGATGGCGCTGCTGGCCGACTTCTTCGCCGCCGCAGACGCCATGGACGCCGAGATCAAGGCCAAGGCGCCCGAGGGCGGGGTCAAGGTCGAGCGCCGCTCGCTGACCCCGGCCTTCGCGCCCGAGGAGGACGGTGTCGCCGAGACATTCGCGCGACGCCTGGCCGGCGACAACGGCCCGGCCCGGGTCGTGCCCTACGCCGCCGAGGCCGGGCAGTTCCAGGGCGCGGGCTTCTCGACCGTGATCTGCGGCCCCGGTTCGATCGACCAGGCCCACCAGCCGGACGAATATGTCGAGATCAGCCAGATGCAGCGCGGCGCGGCCTTCATGCGCCGGCTGATCGAGGATCTGTCGGTCTCCTAG
- a CDS encoding glutathione S-transferase N-terminal domain-containing protein: MIDLYTWTTPNGRKASIMLEEVGLPYRVHPVDIGKNEQFDPNFLAISPNNKIPAIVDHDAPGGPQAVFESGAILVYLAEKTGKLLASEGPERWAALEWTFWQVGGLGPMAGQYGYFALRAEQKVPAAIDRFGEEVARLLGVLDRRLNDHPWIAGEHYSIADIASYSWTKVILGALAKAEPDRDPGVPAVENWLMAMEARLAVQRGMAVPKV; encoded by the coding sequence GTGATCGACCTCTACACCTGGACCACGCCCAACGGCCGCAAGGCGTCGATCATGCTGGAGGAGGTCGGCCTGCCCTACCGGGTCCACCCGGTGGACATCGGCAAGAACGAACAGTTCGACCCGAACTTCCTGGCCATCTCGCCCAACAACAAGATCCCGGCCATCGTCGACCACGACGCGCCCGGCGGGCCCCAGGCGGTGTTCGAGAGTGGGGCGATCCTGGTCTATCTCGCGGAAAAGACGGGAAAGCTGCTGGCGTCCGAGGGGCCCGAACGCTGGGCCGCTCTGGAGTGGACCTTCTGGCAGGTCGGCGGCCTGGGGCCCATGGCCGGCCAGTACGGCTATTTCGCGCTTCGCGCCGAGCAGAAGGTGCCGGCCGCCATCGACCGTTTCGGCGAGGAGGTCGCGCGGCTGCTGGGCGTGCTGGACCGGCGGCTGAACGACCATCCCTGGATCGCGGGCGAGCACTATTCGATCGCCGACATCGCCAGCTACAGCTGGACCAAGGTCATTCTCGGAGCCCTGGCCAAGGCCGAGCCGGATCGCGATCCGGGCGTTCCGGCGGTCGAGAACTGGCTGATGGCCATGGAGGCCCGCCTGGCCGTCCAGAGGGGCATGGCCGTGCCGAAGGTTTAG
- a CDS encoding glycosyltransferase family 2 protein: MPPEATENKSQENGAPAVTVIIVSYQSGPTLEPCLARLAAQTFRGFETILIDNASTDGAPQAAAKAHPWVDFVEAGENLGFAAGNNLAARRAKGRWLVLLNPDAYAEPEWLAELMAGVERHPTVKSFASLQLSADRPGLLDGAGDNVTSAGIPFRGGYGRKIPSVLPEGEVFSACGAAMLIDRQLFLDVGGFDERYFCYCEDVDLGYRLRLYGQPTLLLPRAKVAHVGSASTGVRSDFSIFHGSRNRVWTFVKNTPGWLFPVTLPLHVAVTAGLLLLHWRRGDVAPAIRGIKAALKREDFDQVLADRRAIQAKRKASPGAILRVMSIDPAAFIGRRFVIRKARGL; encoded by the coding sequence ATGCCGCCTGAAGCGACCGAAAACAAGAGCCAGGAGAATGGGGCCCCGGCGGTGACCGTCATCATCGTCTCCTACCAGAGCGGTCCTACCCTGGAGCCGTGCCTGGCGCGTCTCGCCGCCCAGACCTTTCGTGGCTTCGAGACTATCCTGATCGACAACGCCTCGACCGACGGCGCGCCGCAGGCGGCGGCCAAGGCCCATCCGTGGGTCGATTTCGTCGAGGCGGGGGAGAACCTGGGCTTCGCGGCCGGCAACAACCTGGCCGCCCGCCGCGCCAAGGGCCGCTGGCTGGTCCTGCTCAATCCCGACGCCTATGCCGAGCCGGAGTGGCTGGCCGAGCTCATGGCCGGGGTCGAGCGCCATCCGACCGTGAAGAGCTTCGCCTCGCTGCAGCTGTCGGCCGACCGGCCGGGTCTGCTGGACGGGGCCGGCGACAACGTCACCAGCGCGGGCATACCGTTTCGGGGCGGGTATGGCCGCAAGATCCCGTCAGTCCTGCCCGAGGGCGAGGTGTTCTCGGCCTGCGGCGCGGCCATGCTGATCGACCGCCAGCTGTTCCTGGACGTCGGCGGCTTCGACGAGCGCTATTTCTGCTACTGCGAGGACGTCGACTTGGGTTATCGCCTGCGCCTCTACGGCCAGCCGACCCTGCTGCTGCCCAGGGCCAAGGTCGCCCACGTCGGCTCGGCCAGCACCGGCGTGCGCTCGGACTTCTCGATCTTCCACGGCTCGCGCAACCGGGTCTGGACCTTCGTCAAGAACACGCCGGGCTGGCTGTTTCCGGTCACCCTGCCGCTGCATGTGGCGGTGACGGCGGGCCTCTTGCTGCTGCACTGGCGGCGCGGCGACGTCGCGCCGGCCATCCGGGGGATCAAGGCGGCGCTGAAGCGCGAGGACTTCGACCAGGTCCTGGCCGACCGTCGCGCCATCCAGGCCAAGCGGAAGGCCTCGCCCGGGGCGATCCTGCGGGTGATGTCGATCGATCCGGCCGCGTTCATCGGCCGCCGCTTCGTGATCCGCAAGGCGCGGGGACTCTAG
- the rfbA gene encoding glucose-1-phosphate thymidylyltransferase RfbA, with the protein MKGIILAGGSGTRLHPVTMAISKQLLPVFDKPMIYYPLSVLMMAGVRDVLIISTPRDLPLFEGLLGDGARWGINITYAEQANPNGLAEAYRIGADFVGNEPSVLVLGDNLFYGAGLGRILQGAKERSKSGASVFAYFVNDPQRYGVVEFDASGKAVSIEEKPQKPRSNWAVTGLYMYDNRVVDFARDLKPSARGELEITDINRLYLEAGALSVERMGRGFAWLDTGTHDSLLEASEFVRTLEHRQGLKIGCVEEVAHQNGWISTEQLLGLAHDLAKSPYGAYLKMIASQADHQV; encoded by the coding sequence ATGAAGGGCATCATCCTCGCGGGCGGATCGGGCACGCGCCTCCATCCCGTGACCATGGCGATCAGCAAGCAGCTGCTGCCGGTCTTCGACAAACCCATGATCTACTATCCGCTGTCGGTCCTGATGATGGCCGGCGTGCGGGACGTGCTGATCATCTCCACGCCGCGCGACCTGCCGCTGTTCGAGGGGCTTCTGGGCGACGGCGCGCGCTGGGGGATCAACATCACCTATGCCGAGCAGGCCAATCCCAACGGCCTGGCCGAGGCCTATCGCATCGGCGCGGACTTCGTCGGCAACGAGCCGTCCGTCCTCGTCCTGGGCGACAACCTGTTCTACGGCGCGGGCCTGGGCCGCATCCTACAGGGCGCCAAGGAGCGCTCGAAGAGCGGGGCCAGCGTCTTCGCCTATTTCGTCAACGATCCGCAGCGCTACGGCGTCGTCGAGTTCGACGCCTCGGGCAAGGCCGTGTCGATCGAGGAAAAGCCGCAGAAGCCGCGCTCGAACTGGGCGGTTACCGGCCTCTACATGTACGACAACCGGGTCGTCGACTTCGCCCGCGACCTCAAGCCGTCGGCGCGCGGCGAGCTGGAGATCACCGACATCAACCGCCTCTATCTCGAGGCGGGCGCCCTGTCGGTCGAGCGCATGGGCCGGGGCTTCGCCTGGCTGGACACCGGCACCCACGACAGCCTGCTGGAGGCTTCGGAGTTCGTGCGCACCCTGGAGCACCGCCAGGGCCTGAAGATCGGCTGCGTCGAGGAGGTCGCCCACCAGAACGGCTGGATCTCGACCGAGCAGCTGCTGGGCCTGGCCCACGACCTGGCCAAGTCGCCCTATGGGGCCTACCTGAAGATGATCGCCTCCCAGGCCGATCATCAGGTCTGA
- the rfbD gene encoding dTDP-4-dehydrorhamnose reductase: MPRIALFGANGQLGSDLVALADRRGLDLVAVTRAQVDAADPAAGFDDLSFDVAINCVAVTHVDGCEKDPAPAVAINAHFAERLAKACAARGARLVQVSTDYVYGGQSQREPLSEEVGRAPVNVYGATKALGEDLARLEHDDVIVARVASLFGVAGASGKGGNFVETMIRLGRERGRLTVVDDQVMSPTASWDAAEAILDLIAAQAPAGVYHVVNSGVASWCAFAQAIIDKARVTKDGVAAEVAPISTSQFPTPARRPPYSALSNAKLEAAIGRPMASWTDALDRYLAAKGHA, encoded by the coding sequence ATGCCGCGCATCGCCCTCTTCGGCGCCAATGGCCAGTTGGGGTCGGACCTTGTCGCGCTGGCCGATCGGCGCGGTTTGGACCTCGTGGCCGTGACCCGCGCCCAGGTCGACGCGGCCGACCCAGCGGCGGGTTTCGACGATCTTTCCTTCGACGTCGCCATCAACTGCGTGGCCGTGACTCATGTCGACGGCTGCGAGAAGGATCCTGCGCCGGCCGTGGCGATCAACGCCCATTTCGCCGAGCGCCTGGCCAAGGCCTGCGCCGCGAGGGGCGCGCGGCTGGTGCAGGTCTCGACCGACTACGTCTATGGCGGCCAGAGCCAGCGTGAGCCGCTCTCGGAAGAGGTCGGCCGTGCGCCGGTCAATGTCTATGGCGCGACCAAGGCCCTGGGCGAGGACCTGGCCCGGCTGGAGCATGACGATGTCATCGTCGCCCGAGTCGCCTCGCTGTTCGGCGTGGCCGGGGCCAGCGGCAAGGGCGGCAACTTCGTCGAGACCATGATCCGTCTGGGCAGGGAACGCGGTCGCCTGACCGTGGTCGACGACCAGGTGATGTCGCCGACCGCGTCGTGGGACGCCGCCGAGGCGATCCTGGACCTGATCGCCGCCCAGGCCCCGGCGGGCGTCTATCACGTGGTCAATTCCGGCGTCGCCAGCTGGTGCGCGTTCGCCCAGGCGATCATCGACAAGGCCAGGGTTACAAAGGATGGCGTGGCCGCCGAGGTCGCGCCGATCTCGACCAGCCAGTTCCCGACCCCGGCGCGCCGGCCGCCGTACAGCGCCCTGTCGAACGCCAAGCTGGAGGCCGCGATCGGCCGGCCGATGGCCTCCTGGACGGACGCCCTGGACCGCTACCTGGCCGCCAAGGGTCACGCCTGA
- the purU gene encoding formyltetrahydrofolate deformylase, whose protein sequence is MILTLSCPDQRGIVAKVSAFLYERGCNILDAQQFDDQETGQFFMRVVFDADGADRAALRGDFGDLATTLKMKWTLRDRAERYRVLLLASKFDHCLADLVYRWRIGELPMDIVGVVSNHPAETYEHIDLSGLAFHHMPVTKETKFEQEAELWKLIQETKTDIVVLARYMQVLSDGLSAKLQGRCINIHHSFLPGFKGAKPYHQAHARGVKLIGASAHYVTGDLDEGPIIEQDVERISHRDTPEDLVRKGRDIERRVLARALRYRLEDRVLLNGRKTVVFTD, encoded by the coding sequence ATGATCCTGACCCTCTCCTGTCCCGACCAGCGCGGCATCGTCGCCAAGGTCTCCGCCTTCCTCTACGAGCGCGGCTGCAACATCCTGGACGCCCAGCAGTTCGACGACCAGGAGACCGGCCAGTTCTTCATGCGCGTGGTCTTCGACGCCGATGGCGCCGATCGGGCCGCCTTGCGCGGCGATTTCGGCGACCTCGCCACGACGCTGAAGATGAAATGGACCCTGCGCGACCGCGCCGAGCGCTACCGCGTGCTGCTGCTGGCCAGCAAGTTCGACCACTGCCTGGCCGACCTGGTCTATCGCTGGCGCATCGGGGAGCTGCCGATGGACATCGTCGGCGTGGTCTCCAACCATCCGGCCGAGACCTACGAGCACATCGACCTGTCGGGCCTGGCCTTCCACCACATGCCGGTGACCAAGGAGACCAAGTTCGAGCAGGAAGCCGAGCTGTGGAAACTGATCCAGGAGACCAAGACCGACATCGTCGTGCTCGCCCGCTACATGCAGGTGCTGTCCGACGGCCTGTCGGCCAAGCTGCAGGGCCGCTGCATCAACATCCACCACTCGTTCCTGCCGGGCTTCAAGGGCGCCAAGCCCTATCACCAGGCCCACGCGCGGGGCGTGAAGCTGATCGGGGCCAGCGCCCACTACGTGACCGGCGACCTGGACGAGGGTCCGATCATCGAGCAGGACGTCGAGCGCATCAGCCACCGCGACACGCCCGAGGATCTGGTTCGCAAGGGCCGCGACATCGAGCGCCGCGTGCTGGCGCGGGCCCTGCGCTACCGCCTGGAGGACCGGGTGCTGCTGAACGGCCGCAAGACGGTGGTGTTCACCGACTAG
- a CDS encoding alpha/beta fold hydrolase: protein MMSFTDFFWTSPEGLPLHARDYAPIGDAQKLPVICIHGLTRNARDFEDLAPRIAAMGRRVLAVDVRGRGLSAPDPNPMNYHPGTYAADITALLAAARIEKAVFVGTSMGGLITMVLTSIQPEAIAAAVLNDVGPELSPVGLARIAGYTGVASRFETWDDAVAYARAINAAAFPSYGPEDWDVFARRLFDEQDGGYVLAYDPDISAPIKAAAEAAAKTQAQGGAALAPPDMYPLFRALAKDRPLLLVRGGISDLIDPAIAERMRAAAPHMAYAEVPGVGHAPMLVEPEAWAAIENLLETAP from the coding sequence ATCATGAGCTTCACCGACTTCTTCTGGACCTCGCCCGAAGGCCTGCCGCTGCACGCGCGGGACTACGCTCCAATCGGGGACGCCCAGAAGCTGCCGGTGATCTGCATCCATGGCCTGACCCGCAACGCCCGCGACTTCGAGGACCTGGCGCCGCGCATCGCCGCCATGGGCCGCCGGGTGTTGGCGGTCGACGTACGCGGCCGGGGCCTGTCGGCCCCCGATCCTAACCCGATGAACTACCATCCCGGGACCTACGCCGCCGACATCACGGCTCTGCTGGCGGCGGCCCGGATCGAGAAGGCGGTGTTCGTCGGCACTAGCATGGGCGGGCTGATCACCATGGTGCTGACCTCGATCCAGCCCGAGGCGATCGCGGCGGCGGTGCTGAACGACGTTGGCCCCGAACTGTCGCCCGTGGGTCTGGCCCGCATCGCCGGCTATACGGGCGTGGCCAGCCGGTTCGAGACATGGGACGACGCCGTCGCCTATGCCAGGGCGATCAACGCGGCCGCCTTCCCGAGCTACGGCCCCGAGGACTGGGACGTCTTCGCCCGCCGGCTGTTCGACGAGCAGGACGGCGGCTACGTCCTAGCCTACGACCCGGACATCTCGGCCCCGATCAAGGCCGCCGCCGAAGCCGCGGCGAAAACCCAAGCCCAAGGCGGCGCGGCCCTGGCTCCGCCGGACATGTATCCGCTGTTCCGGGCCCTGGCGAAGGACCGTCCTCTGCTGCTGGTGCGCGGCGGGATCTCGGACCTGATCGACCCCGCCATCGCCGAGCGCATGCGCGCGGCCGCGCCCCACATGGCCTACGCCGAGGTCCCCGGCGTCGGGCACGCGCCGATGCTGGTGGAGCCGGAAGCCTGGGCCGCCATAGAAAACCTGCTGGAGACCGCGCCCTAA
- the rfbB gene encoding dTDP-glucose 4,6-dehydratase translates to MSQQNLRVMVTGGSGFIGSAVCRHLAGQNDVAILNYDKLTYAASPASLAMLEGKADYRFVQGDVADAAAVSAAIKAFRPNVVMHLAAESHVDRSITGPGDFIQTNIVGTYVMLQAALEHWQGLEGAEKDAFRLHHISTDEVFGSLGAEGLFSETTPYDPRSPYSASKASSDHLARAWHHTYGLPVVVSNCSNNYGPYHFPEKLIPLVTLNALEGKPLPVYGKGDNIRDWLHVEDHARALHLIATKGVPGESYNVGGRNERTNLQVVEAICDVLDELRPVAGLRRRELITFVADRPGHDARYAIDATKLETELGWKAQETFDTGLRKTVQWYLDNEAWWAPLRERYAGQRLGLKTA, encoded by the coding sequence ATGTCGCAGCAGAATCTCCGCGTGATGGTGACCGGCGGGTCGGGCTTCATCGGCTCGGCCGTGTGCCGTCATCTGGCCGGCCAGAACGACGTCGCGATCCTCAACTACGACAAGCTGACCTACGCCGCCTCGCCGGCCAGCCTGGCCATGCTGGAGGGCAAGGCCGACTACCGGTTCGTGCAGGGCGACGTCGCCGACGCCGCGGCGGTCTCGGCCGCGATCAAGGCCTTTCGCCCCAACGTGGTCATGCACCTGGCCGCCGAGAGCCATGTCGACCGCTCGATCACCGGTCCGGGCGATTTCATCCAGACGAACATCGTCGGCACGTACGTCATGCTGCAGGCGGCGCTGGAGCACTGGCAGGGCCTGGAGGGCGCCGAGAAGGACGCCTTCCGCCTCCACCACATCTCGACCGACGAGGTGTTCGGCAGCCTGGGCGCCGAGGGCCTGTTCAGCGAGACCACGCCCTACGATCCCCGCTCGCCCTATTCGGCCTCCAAGGCTTCGTCCGACCACCTGGCCCGCGCCTGGCATCACACCTACGGCCTGCCGGTGGTGGTCTCCAACTGCTCGAACAACTACGGGCCCTATCACTTTCCCGAGAAGCTGATCCCGCTGGTCACGCTCAATGCCCTGGAGGGCAAGCCGCTGCCGGTCTACGGCAAGGGCGACAACATCCGTGACTGGCTGCACGTCGAGGACCACGCCCGCGCGCTGCACCTGATCGCCACCAAGGGCGTCCCGGGCGAAAGCTACAATGTCGGCGGCCGCAACGAGCGGACCAACCTGCAGGTCGTCGAAGCGATCTGCGACGTGCTGGACGAGCTGCGCCCGGTCGCGGGCCTTCGCCGTCGCGAGCTGATCACCTTCGTCGCCGACCGTCCGGGCCACGACGCCCGCTACGCCATCGACGCCACCAAGCTGGAGACCGAGCTGGGCTGGAAGGCGCAGGAGACCTTCGACACCGGCCTGCGCAAGACGGTCCAGTGGTACCTGGACAACGAGGCCTGGTGGGCCCCGCTGCGCGAACGCTACGCTGGCCAGCGCCTGGGGCTGAAGACCGCCTGA
- the rfbC gene encoding dTDP-4-dehydrorhamnose 3,5-epimerase — protein MKITPLAIPEVLLITPARHGDERGWFSETFRQSALEEAGFKAGFVQDNHVRSTTRGIQRGLHYQKPPHAQDKLLRCVVGAIFDVAVDIRKGSPTYGQWVGAELSADNRQQLLVPKGFAHGYVTLTDACEVLYKVTDYYAPAAEGAVRWSDPAIGIDWPIPVTEITANDRDNAAPLLAEIDSPFTYEG, from the coding sequence ATGAAGATCACGCCGCTGGCGATCCCCGAAGTGCTGCTTATCACGCCCGCGCGCCATGGCGATGAGCGGGGCTGGTTTTCCGAGACCTTCCGCCAGTCGGCGCTGGAGGAAGCGGGTTTCAAGGCCGGGTTCGTGCAGGATAACCACGTCCGCTCGACGACGCGCGGCATCCAGCGCGGCCTGCACTACCAGAAGCCGCCGCACGCCCAAGACAAGCTCTTGCGCTGCGTGGTCGGGGCGATCTTCGACGTGGCGGTCGATATCCGGAAGGGCTCGCCGACCTACGGCCAGTGGGTCGGGGCCGAGCTGTCGGCCGACAACCGCCAGCAGCTGCTGGTCCCCAAGGGCTTCGCCCACGGCTACGTCACCCTGACCGATGCCTGCGAGGTGCTCTACAAGGTCACCGACTACTACGCCCCGGCGGCCGAAGGCGCGGTGCGCTGGAGCGACCCGGCCATCGGCATCGACTGGCCGATCCCAGTGACCGAGATCACCGCCAACGACCGCGACAACGCCGCGCCGCTGCTGGCCGAGATCGACTCGCCGTTCACCTACGAAGGCTGA
- a CDS encoding serine hydrolase domain-containing protein, with protein MRKKIILAAVAATLLAVPAAPALARPAPAAEVVASVKIDKARIDAALKAMVDSGRAVGVSALVWKDGQERYFGTAGMADREGGKPMRRDTLVQIFSMTKPVTGVALMQLWEQGKFGLDDPLSRYLPEFAEMKVMDARGQARPAARPILIRDILRHTAGFSYGGTATPADAAFSALDPMSLNNDLAEFGRRIAKAPLLFDPGEEWSYSAAVDVQALLVEKLTGQPFEAYVKAHVLEPLGMKEAAWTQPEAAFTRLAATYNKGPDGKLVRQDDVETRRLNFDPNRRLTMGGAGIVAPIDDYARFSRMLLNGGELDGVRILKPSTVRLMATDHLDARVTQRRWLPSKGTVGFGFDFTVRKSQPQTAAENRGAVGEFFWDGRETTLFWVDPVNHLTAVFFVQTYPFDGTLHHDFRQAVYGADYLGPKGD; from the coding sequence TTGCGCAAGAAGATCATCCTCGCCGCCGTCGCGGCGACGCTGTTGGCCGTCCCGGCCGCTCCCGCCCTGGCGCGTCCGGCGCCGGCCGCCGAGGTCGTCGCCTCGGTCAAGATCGACAAGGCCCGGATCGACGCCGCCCTGAAGGCCATGGTCGACAGCGGCCGCGCCGTGGGGGTCTCGGCCCTGGTCTGGAAGGATGGCCAGGAACGCTACTTCGGGACCGCCGGCATGGCCGACCGCGAGGGCGGCAAGCCGATGCGCCGCGACACCCTGGTGCAGATCTTCTCGATGACCAAGCCGGTGACCGGCGTAGCGCTGATGCAGCTGTGGGAGCAGGGCAAGTTCGGCCTGGACGACCCGCTATCGCGCTACCTGCCCGAGTTCGCCGAGATGAAGGTGATGGACGCCCGGGGCCAGGCGCGCCCGGCCGCCCGGCCGATCCTGATCCGCGACATCCTGCGCCACACGGCGGGCTTCTCGTATGGCGGGACCGCCACCCCGGCCGACGCGGCCTTCTCGGCCCTCGACCCGATGAGCCTGAACAACGACCTCGCCGAGTTCGGTCGTCGCATCGCCAAGGCGCCGCTGCTGTTTGATCCGGGCGAGGAGTGGAGCTACAGCGCCGCCGTCGACGTCCAGGCCCTGCTGGTCGAGAAGCTGACCGGCCAGCCTTTCGAAGCCTATGTGAAGGCCCATGTCCTGGAGCCGCTGGGCATGAAGGAGGCGGCCTGGACCCAGCCCGAGGCCGCCTTCACCCGTCTGGCCGCCACCTACAACAAGGGTCCCGACGGCAAGCTGGTTCGCCAGGACGACGTCGAGACCCGGCGGCTGAACTTCGATCCTAACCGTCGCCTGACCATGGGCGGGGCCGGCATCGTGGCCCCGATCGACGACTACGCCCGCTTCTCGCGCATGCTGCTGAACGGCGGCGAGCTGGACGGGGTCCGGATCCTCAAGCCCTCGACCGTGCGCCTGATGGCCACCGATCACCTGGACGCCCGCGTGACCCAGCGCCGCTGGCTGCCCAGCAAGGGCACGGTCGGCTTCGGCTTCGACTTCACGGTCCGCAAGAGCCAGCCGCAGACGGCGGCCGAGAACCGCGGAGCGGTCGGCGAATTCTTCTGGGACGGCCGCGAGACCACCCTCTTCTGGGTCGATCCGGTAAACCACCTGACGGCGGTGTTCTTCGTCCAGACCTATCCGTTCGACGGAACCCTGCATCACGACTTCCGCCAGGCGGTCTACGGCGCTGACTATCTGGGGCCGAAGGGCGACTAG
- a CDS encoding threonine ammonia-lyase: MTLDLAAIQAAAGRLKGQIERTPCRHSKTLSKITGAEVWVKFENLQFTAAYKERGALNKLMLLSEAEKAKGVIAASAGNHAQGLAYHGARLGVPVTIVMPRTTPFVKVQHTRDFGATVIIEGETYDDANTHARKLRDEQGLTFVHPFDDYDIMAGQGTIALEMLEDAPDLEVLPVPIGGGGLISGVATAAKALKPDIRIIGCEPAMYPSFTARMRGVAAHCGGQTIAEGVAVKQVGDLTYGVVRPLIDDVLLLEEPHLEQAVSLYCNVEKTIAEGAGAASLAALLAYPERFRGKKCGLILCGGNIDTRLLASVLTRELVRAQRLASLRIIGDDRPGLLSTVASVIGAMGANIIEVNHNRLALDVPAKGAEFDITIETRDAQHTQEVMDALRESGYPPRVV, from the coding sequence ATGACCCTCGACCTCGCCGCCATCCAAGCCGCCGCCGGCCGCCTGAAGGGTCAGATCGAGCGCACGCCCTGCCGCCACTCCAAGACCCTCTCGAAGATCACCGGCGCCGAGGTGTGGGTGAAGTTCGAGAACCTGCAGTTCACCGCCGCCTACAAGGAGCGCGGCGCGCTGAACAAGCTGATGCTGCTGTCGGAAGCCGAGAAGGCCAAGGGCGTCATCGCCGCCAGCGCCGGCAATCACGCGCAAGGGCTGGCCTATCACGGCGCCCGCCTGGGCGTGCCCGTCACCATCGTCATGCCCCGCACCACGCCGTTCGTGAAGGTGCAGCACACCCGCGACTTCGGCGCGACCGTGATCATCGAGGGCGAGACCTATGACGACGCCAACACCCACGCCCGCAAGCTGCGCGACGAGCAGGGCCTGACCTTCGTCCATCCGTTCGACGACTACGACATCATGGCCGGCCAGGGCACGATCGCCCTGGAGATGCTGGAGGACGCGCCGGACCTGGAGGTCCTGCCCGTGCCGATCGGCGGCGGCGGCCTGATCAGCGGCGTGGCCACGGCGGCCAAGGCCCTGAAGCCCGACATCCGCATCATCGGCTGCGAGCCGGCCATGTACCCGTCCTTCACCGCCCGCATGCGCGGCGTCGCGGCCCACTGCGGCGGCCAGACCATTGCTGAGGGCGTGGCGGTCAAGCAGGTCGGCGACCTGACCTACGGCGTGGTGCGCCCGCTGATCGACGACGTGCTGCTGCTGGAAGAGCCGCACCTGGAGCAGGCCGTCTCGCTGTACTGCAATGTCGAGAAGACCATCGCCGAGGGCGCCGGCGCGGCCTCTCTGGCGGCGCTGCTGGCCTATCCGGAACGCTTCCGGGGCAAGAAGTGCGGCCTGATCCTGTGCGGCGGCAATATCGACACCCGCCTGCTGGCCTCGGTCCTGACCCGCGAACTGGTCCGCGCCCAGCGCCTGGCCTCCCTGCGGATCATCGGCGACGACCGCCCGGGCCTGCTGTCGACCGTGGCCAGCGTGATCGGCGCGATGGGCGCCAACATCATCGAGGTCAACCACAACCGCCTGGCCCTGGACGTCCCGGCCAAGGGCGCGGAATTCGACATCACCATCGAGACCCGCGACGCTCAGCACACCCAGGAGGTCATGGACGCCCTGCGCGAGAGCGGCTACCCGCCGCGGGTCGTCTAA